DNA sequence from the Candidatus Cloacimonadota bacterium genome:
TTTTAACAAAGAGAGGCGAAACATCAACTAGCGTGTAATTATAAGTAGCGTAAGCGTCGTTCCAATCAAAAACATTTGGCAAACTCATCATGTTTCGTAGTTTAAGCATATGTTTGGGTAAGACGGGGTAGAGGGCAACACTTATCTTATGTAGCAGAAAGGCGCAGACCCAAAGGGTTTGCTGCACTAATTCTTTATTCTCTTTGATTACTGCCCAAGGTTTTCGTTCATCAAAGAATCTATTCCCCATACGAGCAATATCCAAAATACTTTTAGTATTACGTTTTACTTGATACTCACTATAAGATGTGGAGATTTCTGCTAAACTAAGATCTGCCAAGTTTAATATATTCTGAGCATCTTCATCTAAATTGGTTTTGTTTATCATCCCACCAAAATGTTTATTGGCAAAAGTGAAAACCCTATTAGCGAGATTACCCAGAACATTGTTTAATTCACCGTTGATTCTTTGCTGAAAATCTTTGAAACTAAAGTCTGCATCTTGTCGTTCAGGCGCATTAACAGCCAAGTAGTAACGCAGATACTCTCCATCGAAACTTCGCACAAATTCATCTACCCAAATTGCCCAATTACGACTTGTAGATATTTTTTGCCCTTCCAGATTCATAAACTCGTTGGCAGGTATATCATGGGGGAGGCAATACTTGGTGTTTTGCCCCATTAGCATGGCTGGCCAAATTAGTGCATGGAAAATAATGTTATCCTTACCGATAAAGTGGATTAATTGAGTTTGAGGATCCAGCCAATAATCTTTCCAGAGTTCCGGGTTTCCCATCCTTTTTGCCCACTCGATTGTGGAAGAGATATAGCCGATGGGAGCATCGAACCAAACATAAAGCACTTTGCCATCTGCTTCTGGCAAAGGAACCGGTACTCCCCAACTGAGGTCACGGGTAATAGAACGCTCTATTAAACCTTGTTCCAGTAAGTTAAGCATAAAATTACGGACATTTTCTTTCCAATATGATTTGGTTTCAATCCATGCTTGTAGCTGTTCGGTAAAACGAGCCAGATGCAAAAACCAGTGTTTTGTCTCTTTTATAATGGGCTTGTTTCCACATATCTTACAGCGTGGTTGTTTTAGAGAAGTAGTTTCGTAGGTATTACCGCATTTATCGCATTGATCTCCACGTGCACCTTCGGCACCGCATTTGGGGCAAATACCTTCAACATAGCGATCTGGCAAATAGCGTTTATCGTGTTCGCAATAGAATTGTAAGGTGCTTTTTGGTTGGATGTGTCCATTATTATAAAGCGCAGTAAAAAACTCCTGCGAAAGAATATGATGTTCTTCTCTGGCGGTACCGGAAAAGTTATCAAATTCAATTCCGATTCCATCAAAGGCTTCTTTGATAGACGCATGGTAACGATTTACTACATCAATAGGCTGTACACCCTCTTTATCGGCAGAAATAGATATCGGCGTACCGTGTTCGTCCGTGCCGCAAATATAGATTACATCCTGATTTTGTAAGCGTAGATAACGCACAAAAATATCTGCGGGAAGATATGCGCCTGCTACATGTCCAACATGCAGTTTGCCGTTGGCGTAGGGAAGAGCGCTGGTGACTATATATTTCATTTATTGTCTCCAAAGAATTCTTGATGAAGAATCGAAACTGTTTTACAAACCAAGGCAGAAGGCATCATCAATTCCAGGCTGCGTTCGCTATGAGATATTCGTTCAATATGAGATTCGCTGCACAATCTTAGCACCTTTGCCATAAAGGCAGGATCGGCGGCAAGTCCCATTCCTATAAGTGATACAAAACCAATACAATGATCTTTACTTATTACTTTAATTTTGGATTCTTCCAGCATAAAATCTATTTCGGATTCGTACTTTTCTTCTACATATAGTTCCAAAGCTTTTTGTAGCATGTTGATTTTATAAATCTCATGATGCCATTTATCCAATAAAAGTAGAGCAGTGGTATCTGGTTCAATACAATAGCGTAAAATACTTTCTTTATGAGCTATGGCATTTACTTGACGTTCTTCCATCATGGTTTCCTTTATACTTTCATCCTGTTGTATCAATGTTCCAGATTCGAAAGTGAATGAAGATTTTATTTCTACAGGCACCTTATATCTACAGGCAAACTCAACTGCCCGCGGATGCAATACCTTAGACCCATTATAACTTAGTGCCAACATATCCAAATAGCCAATTTCCGATATGAAGTGGGCATGCGGCACAATTCTTGGATCTGCGGAGTAGACGCCCTCTACGTCTGTGTATATTTCACACTTATCCGCGCCCAGATAACAAGCCAAAGCAACAGCAGAAGTATCCGAACCTCCGCGTCCTAAAGTAGTGATCTCTTTATTAATGCTAACGCCCTGAAACCCGGCAACAATCACGATCTTCTCTTTAGCCAATTCTTCATGAATGCGAAAGGCATTTACTTTCAATATCTTGGCGTTTCCGTGATGATCATCCGTAATAATACCGCTCTGAGATCCCGTAAAAGATATTGAGGATATCCCCTCTTCCAAAAGAGATAATGATAATAGCGACATAGAGATGCGCTCTCCGGCAGTTAGCAACATATCCATTTCTCTACGTGAGGGATGCTTTGTGATCTCATAAGCCAGGCTAAACAGGTTATCTGTGGTTTTTGCCATAGCAGATACTACTAATACCAGTTGATCACCATGACGGTATGCTTTCGCCAACTTTTTGGCTATAGAACGGATTAGCTCTACGCTTCCTACTGAAGTACCGCCAAATTTCTTTACTATAATAGCCATTTACATTTTTGCCGATGCTTTTAGCAGTTCTACGAAAAGCGGGTGAGGTCGATTTGGACGCGATTTAAATTCAGGATGGAATTGTACCCCAAGGTAAAAACGGTTTGGAGGGTATTCAATAATTTCTACCAGAAGGTCATTTTGAGATACTCCGCTAAGGTGTAACCCGGCCCGAACAAGTTGATTGCGAAAGTTGTTGTTAAACTCATAGCGATGGCGGTGTCTTTCGCTGATTGTAGAATTGTTGTATGCTATGTATGCCAAACTTTCCTTTGATATCTTACAAGTGTATGCGCCTAAACGCATAGAGCCGCCTACAAGATCAATATAGCGTTGGTCTTCCATAAGGTGAATCACCGGATGAGGAGTCGTTTCGTCAAATTCGGTACTGTTTGCTTGCTCTAAATTGCACATATTGCGGGCAAATTCAATTGCCATCACCTGCATTCCCAAGCAGATTCCTAAGATTGGTATGTTTTTGGTTCTGGCATATTGGGCGATAGTGATTTTTCCTTCGATTCCTCTTATGCCAAAACCTCCAGGAATCAGTAAGCCATCCATTCCACTTAGTTCCTTATCCAAATCTTGCTGCTTAAAATTCTGCTCCGAATCTACCCACTTAATACTCAACTTCTTACGAATGTGGGCAGCAGCGTGGTGCAGGGATTCTACTATGCTTTTATAGGCGTCGTGATGTTTCACGTATTTACCGCAAACCGCAATACATACTTCACCATCGCTATTAGAGCGGTTTTCCAAGAATTGTTTCCACTGGCTTAGATCGGATTGGCAGGCTTCCAAATTGAAGTGTCGACATATTATTGCCGGTAGATTTGCTTCTTTATAGATTAGTGGAATCTCATACACACACTTAACATCTATGGCATTTATCACGTTTTCCTTGGCTACGTTGGTAAATAGAGCGATTTTGGAATAGATCTCTGTGTCAAATGGTCTTTCACTTCTGCACAGCAGTATATCTGGTTGAATACCAATCTCTCTAAGTTTATATGCACTATGCTGAGAAGGTTTAGTTTTCAGCTCGCCTGCAGTTTTTATGTAGGGTACATAAGTAAGCAAGATATTGAGTGTGTTACTAGTGCCAAGATCAAGGCGCAGTTGGCGCACGGCTTCCAAAAAAGGCAAGCTTTCAATATCGCCCACTGTGCCTCCAATCTCGGTAATAACAATATCATTATCTTCGGATAACCGGGTTATCCGGCTTTTTATTTCATTTGTTACGTGAGGGATTACCTGAACGGTTTTGCCCAGATACACTCCCTTACGTTCATTCATTATTACGCTTTCGTAGATTTGTCCGGCACTACAACTGCTTGCAGATGTTAGAGCTTCATCCACAAAGCGTTCATAATGTCCCAAATCCAAATCTGTCTCGGCTCCATCATCAGTTACAAACACCTCTCCGTGCTGGAACGGGCTCATCGTTCCCGGGTCCACATTCAAATAGGGGTCGAATTTTTGCAAAACCACCTTATAACCCATAGATTTTAATAGCAATCCAATTGATGCTGTGGCAATTCCTTTGCCTAAGGAAGATAGCACTCCTCCCATTACGAAGATGTATTTAGCCAATGCTCTACTCCCTTAGACAAGCTTTTTCAGTTCGTTAAGAGATTCTCTGATAGCATTTACCGTATAAGCTATATCCTCATCAGTGTGTCTGTAGCAGATATATCCATGATGATAGGGTTGTAAAAATACTCGGCGGCGGATAAGCTGGGTATAGAATTCTGTTCTAAGCTTTTTATACAAACCAGTTTCATCTTTAGAGAATGTTATAAAAGGCATCCAGGGGGCTCCAGAAAACTCAACCGGAAGCCCGGATTCATCTATTACCTTTTGAACATCAATGCCAAACTGATCACCTTTTTCTTTAATAATATCCAAGATCTTATCGCGCTGCAAAATCTCAATTGTTTTAAGAGCTGCTACTATACTGTCGGTGTTTGGGAAGAATGTTGAAGAAAGAAACACCTTGTCTGCCAAAACCATCATCGGCTCGCGTTTGCCTACCAAAGCTGCTATGGCATAACCATTTGCCATTGCCTTGCCAAACGTAGAGAGATCTGGAGTTACTCCAAAGTACTGCTGTGCTCCTCCAAGTGAAACTCTAAATCCGCTTCGAATCTCATCAAAGATCAATAAGGCACCATACTTATCGGCTAATGCGCGCACGCCCTCCAGGTATCCCGGTTTCGGCATCTGAACCGGAGCGGCAAGGGGGTGTCCCACCGGTGTAACAATTATTGCTGCCATGTCATCTCTGTTGGCTTTAAGGATTGTTTCTAGCCCGTCCAGATCGTTGTAATGAAATTCCAGAGTATCTTCATAAAACTTTTCTGGAATTCCGCCCTTTACTTCCACGCACCAATCGTGCCAGCCATGATACCCACAGCGGGCAATTTTTGTTTTACCAGTATAGGCACGGGCTACGCGTATGGCTATGGTAGTTGCGTCACTTCCAGTTTTTACTAACGCGGCCATTTCACAGGATGGAATCACTTCCTGAAGCTTACGTACTAATTCATTTTGTTGGGGTTGAGTAAGTGAAAAGCAAAACCCCTTGTTATTTATTTGTTCCTGGACGGCATGGTCAATTTCTTCTTCGCGGTAGCCGATTATGATAGGGCCGTAAGCGCACAAGAAATCTATGTATTCATTGCCATCGATATCGGTTATGCGCCCACCTTTGCCATGATCGAAATATATTGGATATTCACCCTGTACAAAGTTGTAGGGTCTGCGGATGCCGGCAACTGCACCGGGAACTAGCTTTTGTGCTTCCTCATACATTGCCATGCTTTTTTCAAGCTTCAATTTATCTGCCATCTTATTTCATCTCCCATAAGCTTGCTATACCCATTCCGCCGCCAATACATAAGGCGGAAAGCCCTTTCTTATTCTTTCTGCGTTTCATTTCGTGAAGCAGAGTTACAATAATACGAGCACCGCTACATCCAATGGGATGGCCCATGGCTATGGCGCCTCCATTAACGTTAACAATATCCGGGTTTATTTTTCCTACTCCTTCTTGCTCTAATCCTTTTAATACAGCAAGAGATTGTGCGGCAAATGCTTCATTTAGTTCAGCCAGCTCAACATCGGCTAATGACCAACCGCTATTTGCCAATACTTTCTTGATGGCGGGAACGGGCCCATAACCCATAATTGAGGGATCCACCCCGGCAGATGCGCTCTTTACAAAATATGCTAGTGGAGTAAGTCCCAATTCACTGGCTTTTTCCTCGCTCATCATTAAAAGCAGAGCAGCACCGTCATTAATTCCGCTACTGCTGCCAGCAGTTACTGTGCCATCCTTTTTGAATGCAGGACGAAGTTTGCCAAGGCTTTCTGCAGTTACTCCAGCCCGAGGCATTTCATCTTTATCTACAATAATGGGATCTCCTTTGCGTTGTGGAATGGAGATGGGCACAATCTCATCAGTAAATTTTCCGCTCTTCTGGGCAGCCTCGGTTTTGTTTTGGGAAGCTGCAGAAAACGCATCCTGTTCTTGCCGAGAAAGACCAAATTTTTCAGCCAGATT
Encoded proteins:
- the metG gene encoding methionine--tRNA ligase, with translation MKYIVTSALPYANGKLHVGHVAGAYLPADIFVRYLRLQNQDVIYICGTDEHGTPISISADKEGVQPIDVVNRYHASIKEAFDGIGIEFDNFSGTAREEHHILSQEFFTALYNNGHIQPKSTLQFYCEHDKRYLPDRYVEGICPKCGAEGARGDQCDKCGNTYETTSLKQPRCKICGNKPIIKETKHWFLHLARFTEQLQAWIETKSYWKENVRNFMLNLLEQGLIERSITRDLSWGVPVPLPEADGKVLYVWFDAPIGYISSTIEWAKRMGNPELWKDYWLDPQTQLIHFIGKDNIIFHALIWPAMLMGQNTKYCLPHDIPANEFMNLEGQKISTSRNWAIWVDEFVRSFDGEYLRYYLAVNAPERQDADFSFKDFQQRINGELNNVLGNLANRVFTFANKHFGGMINKTNLDEDAQNILNLADLSLAEISTSYSEYQVKRNTKSILDIARMGNRFFDERKPWAVIKENKELVQQTLWVCAFLLHKISVALYPVLPKHMLKLRNMMSLPNVFDWNDAYATYNYTLVDVSPLFVKIEDAAIEKELNKLHNMAAVEPLNGFEAIKPEITYDQFSAMDLRLVKVLEAEAIPKTDKLLKLKVDLGFETRELVAGIAQSYNPESIKGKTVVMLVNLQARKIRGILSNGMILAAHDASGLHVIHPDGGSPGSVVQ
- a CDS encoding aspartate kinase, with amino-acid sequence MAIIVKKFGGTSVGSVELIRSIAKKLAKAYRHGDQLVLVVSAMAKTTDNLFSLAYEITKHPSRREMDMLLTAGERISMSLLSLSLLEEGISSISFTGSQSGIITDDHHGNAKILKVNAFRIHEELAKEKIVIVAGFQGVSINKEITTLGRGGSDTSAVALACYLGADKCEIYTDVEGVYSADPRIVPHAHFISEIGYLDMLALSYNGSKVLHPRAVEFACRYKVPVEIKSSFTFESGTLIQQDESIKETMMEERQVNAIAHKESILRYCIEPDTTALLLLDKWHHEIYKINMLQKALELYVEEKYESEIDFMLEESKIKVISKDHCIGFVSLIGMGLAADPAFMAKVLRLCSESHIERISHSERSLELMMPSALVCKTVSILHQEFFGDNK
- a CDS encoding CTP synthase, whose amino-acid sequence is MAKYIFVMGGVLSSLGKGIATASIGLLLKSMGYKVVLQKFDPYLNVDPGTMSPFQHGEVFVTDDGAETDLDLGHYERFVDEALTSASSCSAGQIYESVIMNERKGVYLGKTVQVIPHVTNEIKSRITRLSEDNDIVITEIGGTVGDIESLPFLEAVRQLRLDLGTSNTLNILLTYVPYIKTAGELKTKPSQHSAYKLREIGIQPDILLCRSERPFDTEIYSKIALFTNVAKENVINAIDVKCVYEIPLIYKEANLPAIICRHFNLEACQSDLSQWKQFLENRSNSDGEVCIAVCGKYVKHHDAYKSIVESLHHAAAHIRKKLSIKWVDSEQNFKQQDLDKELSGMDGLLIPGGFGIRGIEGKITIAQYARTKNIPILGICLGMQVMAIEFARNMCNLEQANSTEFDETTPHPVIHLMEDQRYIDLVGGSMRLGAYTCKISKESLAYIAYNNSTISERHRHRYEFNNNFRNQLVRAGLHLSGVSQNDLLVEIIEYPPNRFYLGVQFHPEFKSRPNRPHPLFVELLKASAKM
- a CDS encoding aminotransferase class III-fold pyridoxal phosphate-dependent enzyme translates to MADKLKLEKSMAMYEEAQKLVPGAVAGIRRPYNFVQGEYPIYFDHGKGGRITDIDGNEYIDFLCAYGPIIIGYREEEIDHAVQEQINNKGFCFSLTQPQQNELVRKLQEVIPSCEMAALVKTGSDATTIAIRVARAYTGKTKIARCGYHGWHDWCVEVKGGIPEKFYEDTLEFHYNDLDGLETILKANRDDMAAIIVTPVGHPLAAPVQMPKPGYLEGVRALADKYGALLIFDEIRSGFRVSLGGAQQYFGVTPDLSTFGKAMANGYAIAALVGKREPMMVLADKVFLSSTFFPNTDSIVAALKTIEILQRDKILDIIKEKGDQFGIDVQKVIDESGLPVEFSGAPWMPFITFSKDETGLYKKLRTEFYTQLIRRRVFLQPYHHGYICYRHTDEDIAYTVNAIRESLNELKKLV
- a CDS encoding acetyl-CoA C-acetyltransferase encodes the protein MRKAVVVCAKRSAVGNFGGVFKDISAVQLGVHTLKAIIAETGLKPEQINEVIIGNVCGAGYGQNIARQISIYSGVPDYVPAYTVNKVCGSGMKAISLAAMMIESGEADIIVAGGSENMSQIPYILKDARWGARMGDKNMVDLMIRDGLSDIFNDYHMGITAENLAEKFGLSRQEQDAFSAASQNKTEAAQKSGKFTDEIVPISIPQRKGDPIIVDKDEMPRAGVTAESLGKLRPAFKKDGTVTAGSSSGINDGAALLLMMSEEKASELGLTPLAYFVKSASAGVDPSIMGYGPVPAIKKVLANSGWSLADVELAELNEAFAAQSLAVLKGLEQEGVGKINPDIVNVNGGAIAMGHPIGCSGARIIVTLLHEMKRRKNKKGLSALCIGGGMGIASLWEMK